A segment of the Cutaneotrichosporon cavernicola HIS019 DNA, chromosome: 6 genome:
GCGACCCACGTACCCCACGAACCGAGGTTCTTGCGCCCATAGGCCAAATAACCCGCTAATGCGCCCGCGATGGGTTCAGGTGTCCATGAAATGCCTTGGGCGTGGCCTGCAGCATAGGGGGTGGGGTAGTAGATGGCTAGGACGTTCTCGGTGAGGTTGAGTGCTGGAGTGCCGTCATTGAGTTTGGGCGTATCGGCGTATTGGGCGGCAGTAGGGATGGGGATACGTACGACAACATACCCGGTTGCGTACGAGCCGGGCCGTGGCTCGGAAAGTGTGGAGCTTAGAAATGGAATGTACATTTGTTGTGGAGTGTGTGATGGTGTGATGGaaagggagggagggaggctTTGAAGAGGGATTGGAGGTGGAGATCATGGACGCCGGGTCCTTGCTTCCGGAGGGATTCGCCGTCGTGTTCGTTTCATGCCACCGTGGCGGACGCCTACTCATCGCGGTGACACGCGGACGTTGTTCACCGTCTCCAGATAGTCTGGCAGCCTGCGTGGGTTGATAACAAGACATGCACCCTGTGGGGCCTCAAGCTCTCCTGGACACTGCTTGCCGGTTCACGTCGGCCCCGACCCCGACCTCTACCCTCATCCCACTTGTGACCTCGAGTGGCCCCGCGATCCCCATAGTGTCTCCATGTCAAGTCTCCGTGGCGTGGCGCGCTCTGTCTCGGCCGCGTAACCCTGCTTTGATGCTCGTGAGAGTGAAATAGTGATGCACCGTTGCTATCTGTCTTGGTTTGTCTTTGCCATCTCACTCTTCGTTCTTTCTCAACCATCTTGTCAAGGTCCCGGCCTCGCAGCACGGTTCAGATCATCGACCACCACGTCACGCCCCGTCGCCCGCTCACCTAATCTGCGGATCTGCACGCCGATATGCCAAGCAGTGCCTTTGGCTAGGCGCAAAGTGGACCATTATAGACGTCTAGGCGATCAGGCGAGCGCTCACCACAAAATTGACCTTTCTCGAGCTCTCGAGGCCTTGACACTCCGGCGCTGCCCAATCTAGCCAACTAGCCCTTGAGCCCTACAACCAGATCAGCCTTTGGCGCCTTGGGTACCTTTGAGACCTTGGCCCCTTGGAACCTTGGAACCTTTGAACCTTGGAATGTCCGCCGATCGCGCCGACACATCACATCACATCGACATGAGAGATCAGGGCATGTCACCCTCGAACGCCATCCCAACGCCGCGATTCATCGACATCTTGAATCAGacccctctctctctcgcgcGCCCTTGAGCCTTCGACCTGAGAACTAATGAGAAAACTGAGACAGGCCGATCTTTACTAGACGCGGGGTTTACGGGGGTACGGGGAGGGCACGGCCAtcgttgagcgcgtcgggtGGCCGCTGACACTGTACAGGGAGGCTAAGCCTGATAAATGCCTGAAACCGGAGCATGGTTATCAACGTGCCTGATGGTCTTGTCGCCCGCACAAGTGGAATCCGTGGCAGAGCGGTTACCGCCGCTTCTATATGGATACAATCATCGGGCTTGTCGGTCCAAAAAGCTCTTCTTTGTTCCTGTTGGAATACTGAGACATGCGCGCTTGCTTGGTGGACATGTGAACCACAGGCACAAGTCCGGCAATTCCGGCAACTCGTGTTGAAATTGCCGGAGCCCAATGCCCGGGGATCGCAAGGACCTAGCGCTGTCTGGAAAGCTGCAACAGGGCTTATCCGTGCATTTTTTATCTTTTCTCGATCATCTCTTGGTCCAGGCTCCAGGCTCCAGGCTCTTGCACGACACACAGGGAGGGGTATGTGAGGAAGCAACTAGGTACTGGACATTGGAGCACGGTTTTTTTAAAACAGAGTGCGCCGAACACGTTAGATTGCTGACAATGTGGCATGTGGGACTCGGGAGGAGTAATTTACAGAGCGTGCTTGGATCCATGGATCCGTGCAATGATGTGGTTTGAGGCGTAGGGCATAGGGCAAGAGGACAAAGACCAGACCAAGCAGCAGACCACTACTACCACTACATGAGGAATGGGCTATttgggaggaaggttggcTAGGATGAGTAGAATAAGTTTCGGCCAAGACGGGAAAATGGACCAGGTCAAGGTGATCCAGGTAACGCTTTGTGCGGGTGAGAATTgacccaagcccaagagGGCATCATCAAAGACCAAACACCCGGCAGCCGACAGACCGACAGACCGACAATACAACTGACAATGGCCCGATGACACTTATTTATGACATGAAGAATGTATAAAGTGTGTGGTGTGAGAACCGATCTTGTATGAGATATGAGATATGATTGGGGTTGTGTAGATAGATGCAAGCGCCCCCTCTATTGTGAATATTGGTGTGACGCAACAAAGAGAATGCCAAGGTAATGATGAGCAAGGTGGCGTCGGCTCGTCGGGGACCAAGAGTATGACAGCAAAAAGAGCTTTGGAGCCTGACACCCGCGAATATTAGGGTATGAGAAAGTGTCAAACGTGGCTTAAAGTGGCGTAATACTTCCCTCTATCCATTTCAACTAGAGAGCTAGAGAGCGAGAGAGGCTAACATTTGTTCACAACTCTGGCAAGCTGGCAACTCTTGGCCGGATCTAACAAATTCAGGAATACATATCGCCGGGGGGCGCGGGGGGGTGCCTGCTTGGGTCTCTCAGGGTAATTCTGACCATGACCCGCGGGGGCGGATGAGGGAATGGGGGAGATAAGGGGGATGAGAGTGGAAAGGGTCGCGCGCGGTGTCACTCTACCTTGCTTGACTTCGACTATACACTACTCCATTCTCATTGGCGTTGGGCGGCTACATATTACCACTACAACCTGCCAACTGTACTCTTCATCCATTGACATCACTCATCTTCATCTatcctctctctctctctctcattCTCTCACAACTATCCTCACACTCCCTCTATCTACCTTGCTTTCCTTTCCAACATCGACATAGCGGCAACCTTCCGCTCCTACCTCGATCAACAACACTCAACCCCCCTTCTTAACTACACATCATCATGGCTCCCCGCAAGGGTAACGAGGCTGCCTCTTgggaggtcgacgccgacaagcCAAAGCCACAGGGCGAGACTCGTATTCACCGCTCTTACGCCTCCAAGGACCTTGTTCTACGTGAGTACTTCTGATTCGGCTCTGGTTGGCTTCTGTTTCGTCAAagcgggggaggagggagaaaGGAGAAAGGACAAGAGAGTGAagtggggagggagggagggaggaagggaggaagggaggaaggcagCTTGTGGGGAGGAGCTGGATGGGTTGATGGGCAGGCGACCGGGGCTGGGTTTCGAGTTCGCTCGTTGGTGACGCCGAGTGCAATGAGCGTGTTTCGTCATCACTCTCATATCACCCGCGCGAGTTGTCTCCTATCTCTTACTGGTTTGTGTTGAATCCGTCTGTCTTGTCTTGGCAGGATCGAACCAGATCTGGTGGGGAAAGAGGCCTGGtcgtcaccttcctcatGGCTCACCAGTTGGGGGTGAATGGCGTGTGTCGTCATTTCGGTCTTTGTCAAGGGCGTGGGAGCGGGGTTGGTAAGCGAGACGATTAAATGCTGCGAGGTGTGTCGGTGCGTCCGTGAGCTGGCACTGGCATCCCGATGGGTGGCCAAGGTGCAGGCCGTTGGCGTCATTTCTCGGCACACGCAGCCACGTAATTGTCCACTTGGCATCGCCTCCGTGTTTCCCCAACAATTGTGCTCTCCCTGCAGTGCATTGTGGGGGTGAGACGGAGCTCCTCCAGGGCTCCAGCCTCCAGCGACTCGAGGGCCACAAAGCCATAGGCGGGGAGGGCTCCTCCCAAAAGTCCGTGCACAATGGCTATCAAACTCCAGCCGGGCAGGTGTCAGCATGACATCCCCCAAGGTGGCGAATTTCCCAAGCTCTCTCAAGCTCGCACAGAGACAGTAGAGAGTAATCTCCATGGTCTATGACGAGCACGGGCCGGTGGCGTGGCTCGTGTCTCTCGCGTCATGTCGCACTTCCTTCTGACACCGTTATGGAGAGTCGCTGATCCAAGGCCCCGAAGCTGGTATCGACACCATCCACGATGTGATGCTCTACGCTGCCCGCACCCACGGCTCCAAGATCGCCCTTGGTGCCCGTGAGATTGAGCGCACCATTACCGAGACCAAGCAGATTACCAAGATTGTCAACGGCAAGGAGACCAAGGTTGACAAGAACTGGACCTACTTTAAGCTCACTCCTCTCGAGTGGATCTCGTACGAGGAGGCGCTTCAGGAGGTCCGCGACATTGGTTCTGGtctccgcgagctcggtctcggcggcgaggacgagacgtTCTTCAACATCTACGCCTCCACTCAGTAGGTAACCCCTAGACGGCCACGCTGACGCCCAGCCGCAACTGGATGCTCATGGCCCAGGCATGTGCCTTCAACGCCGTTCCCATCTGCACGGCCTACGACTCGCTCGGCCCCGAGGGTCTCGCGCACTCGCTCAACGAGACCGAAGTCCGCGCCATGTTCACCAACTCCGAACTCCTCGGCACTCTTGCCAAGATCATCGGCAAGTGTCCCACtgtccgcctcgtcgtctaCGACGGCAAGCAGCCGGACGAGGCCACTGTCCAGAAGCTCAAGTCGGCTCGCGATGACATCACCCTCATTCACATGGACGAGGTTCgcgccaagggcaaggccgcgcccaaggaggccattcccgccaagcgcgaggacgtGTACTGCTGCATGTACACCTCGGGTTCGAGTGAGTAGCGATCGGCCTTCAAGCGCTGACATACAGCTGGTACGCCTAAGGGTGTGTTGCTGACGCACGGCAACATCACCTCTGCCAGTGAGTAGATTTACCTTTTCGCGCTCTAACGTTCAGTCGGCTCCGTCTGGAAGCTCCTCTACGAGTACCTCAGCCCCGACGACACCTACCttgccttccttcccctcgCGCACATTCTCGAGTTCGTCGTCGAGATGTCGTTCTTCTTTGCCGGTCTTCCTATTGCCTACGGTAGAGTCAAGACGCTCACCGACGCCTCGGTGCGCGAGTCCAAGTCGGACATCATGGAGGCTAGACCCTCTATCATGGTCGGCGTCCCCCAGGTCTGGGAGATCATCCGCAAGGGTATCGTCGGCAAGGTTGACGCGGGTGGCGCTGTCAAAAAGGCCATCTTCAACTTTGCTCTCAAGGCGAAGAACGCCGGCAAGGAGTACAAGATTCCCGGTCTCGCTGGCCTGACGGACGCCATCGTCTTCAACACGGTCCGTGCCGGCACTGGTGGCCGCCTGAAGATCCTCTTCAGCGGTGGTGGCCccgtctcggcgtcgacccAGAAGTTCCTCTCGACCGCGCTCGTCATGATGATCCAGGGTGAGTAATGTAGTCCCAGTCACCATGAACATGCTTACTAACATCCAGGCTACGGTCTTACCGAGGGCACTGCCATGGCGGCCATTCTCAACCCCGACTGGATGAGCTACAACTCTGTCGGTGGCCCCGTGCCCGGTGCCGAgatcaagctcgtcgacgtcgctgaGGCCGGCTACTTCAGCACCAGCAACCCACCTCAGGGTGAGATTCTTCTCCGTGGCCCTGCCATCTTCAAGGGCTACTACAAGCGCCCCGACCTTGACAAGGAGGCGTTCACCGAGGACGGCTGGTTCAAGACTGGTGACGTTGGCCAGTGGAACAAGGACGGCACTCTGTCGATCATTGACCGTATCAAGAACCTTGTAAAGCTCCAGGGCGGCGAGTACAttgcgctcgagcacctTGAGTCTGTGTACAAGTCGGCTAGCTTTGTCCTCAACGGCTGTGTCGTGGCCAACGCCAACCACACGCACCCCGCCATGGTGGTCATGGCTCACCCCGTCGCCCTGCCCGCGTTTGCCAAGCAGCACGGTCTGGGTGACCACGGTGACCTCGAGGCGTATTGCGAGGATCCCGCTGTCGTGAGCGCGTGCCTCAAGGAAATGAACGACATTGGCAAGAAGCAGGGTCTCAAGGGTAtggagctgctcgaggctCTTGTCCTCACGGGGGATGAGTGGACTCCCGAGTCTGGGTTCCTCACTGCCGC
Coding sequences within it:
- the FAA4 gene encoding uncharacterized protein (AMP-binding enzyme), with translation MAPRKGNEAASWEVDADKPKPQGETRIHRSYASKDLVLRPEAGIDTIHDVMLYAARTHGSKIALGAREIERTITETKQITKIVNGKETKVDKNWTYFKLTPLEWISYEEALQEVRDIGSGLRELGLGGEDETFFNIYASTHRNWMLMAQACAFNAVPICTAYDSLGPEGLAHSLNETEVRAMFTNSELLGTLAKIIGKCPTVRLVVYDGKQPDEATVQKLKSARDDITLIHMDEVRAKGKAAPKEAIPAKREDVYCCMYTSGSTGTPKGVLLTHGNITSAIGSVWKLLYEYLSPDDTYLAFLPLAHILEFVVEMSFFFAGLPIAYGRVKTLTDASVRESKSDIMEARPSIMVGVPQVWEIIRKGIVGKVDAGGAVKKAIFNFALKAKNAGKEYKIPGLAGLTDAIVFNTVRAGTGGRLKILFSGGGPVSASTQKFLSTALVMMIQGYGLTEGTAMAAILNPDWMSYNSVGGPVPGAEIKLVDVAEAGYFSTSNPPQGEILLRGPAIFKGYYKRPDLDKEAFTEDGWFKTGDVGQWNKDGTLSIIDRIKNLVKLQGGEYIALEHLESVYKSASFVLNGCVVANANHTHPAMVVMAHPVALPAFAKQHGLGDHGDLEAYCEDPAVVSACLKEMNDIGKKQGLKGMELLEALVLTGDEWTPESGFLTAAQKLQRKTIETYYKEKINAVYKLT